Proteins co-encoded in one Saprospira grandis genomic window:
- a CDS encoding sensor histidine kinase encodes MNINQFFQTASWRFALVLGCVLVLLGSVYFNITIGQQLETAERQRMRTWAQAQESILKAANNCDLSFQSQIISENEDIPMILVDGDYRIIDVRNYGDRSWPKDRKYFEKELKKLREKSQPIIYEVPELQLKNYVYFRQSKLITYLEVSPYLQFALLLAFIIMAYLSIKALKDLQQERIWLGMAKETAHQLGTPTSSLVGWIENIRLFYPEDENLGMMADEMAKDVELLNQVAYRFSKLGASAELKEEDLLPRLEKLLAYSKERASRKVQFIAPNFEELAPILAPINGLLFDWVIENLFKNALDAMDGHGEIALRVYQVQQQVIIEIQDSGKGMPKKLHKKIFQAGFSTKQRGWGLGLSLSKRIVEQYHNGRIYVKESIPGEGTIFRIQLPTSLG; translated from the coding sequence ATGAATATCAATCAATTTTTTCAGACAGCCAGCTGGCGCTTTGCCCTTGTTTTGGGCTGCGTATTGGTCCTTTTGGGCTCTGTTTACTTTAATATTACGATTGGGCAGCAACTAGAAACGGCAGAGCGGCAGCGCATGCGTACCTGGGCTCAGGCCCAAGAAAGCATTTTAAAAGCAGCCAACAATTGCGACCTCAGTTTTCAGAGCCAAATCATTAGCGAGAATGAAGATATTCCCATGATTTTAGTGGATGGGGATTACCGCATTATTGATGTGCGCAACTATGGGGATAGGAGCTGGCCCAAGGACCGAAAATACTTTGAGAAGGAGCTAAAAAAACTGAGAGAAAAGAGCCAGCCTATTATTTATGAGGTGCCCGAACTACAGCTCAAAAACTACGTTTATTTTCGGCAATCTAAATTAATTACCTATTTAGAGGTCTCGCCTTATTTGCAATTTGCTTTATTATTGGCCTTTATCATTATGGCCTATTTATCGATTAAGGCCCTTAAAGATTTGCAGCAAGAGCGCATCTGGTTGGGCATGGCCAAAGAAACGGCCCATCAGTTGGGGACCCCCACCAGCTCTTTGGTGGGCTGGATAGAAAACATTCGTTTGTTTTATCCCGAAGATGAAAATCTGGGCATGATGGCCGATGAAATGGCCAAGGATGTAGAACTGCTCAATCAGGTGGCCTATCGCTTTTCTAAATTGGGAGCTTCGGCAGAATTGAAAGAGGAAGACCTTTTGCCTCGCCTAGAAAAACTGTTGGCCTATAGTAAAGAGCGGGCCTCTAGAAAAGTGCAGTTTATTGCGCCCAACTTTGAGGAACTGGCCCCTATTTTAGCCCCCATCAATGGACTTTTATTTGATTGGGTCATTGAAAACCTCTTTAAGAATGCCCTAGATGCCATGGATGGACATGGCGAAATTGCCCTGCGGGTCTATCAGGTTCAGCAGCAAGTAATTATTGAAATTCAGGATAGTGGAAAAGGCATGCCCAAAAAACTGCATAAAAAGATTTTTCAGGCGGGCTTTTCGACCAAACAGCGAGGTTGGGGCCTAGGGCTCTCCCTCTCTAAGCGAATTGTAGAACAATATCATAATGGGCGCATCTATGTAAAAGAATCGATACCTGGAGAAGGGACCATATTTAGGATCCAACTGCCCACAAGCCTAGGCTAG